Proteins found in one Bacillales bacterium genomic segment:
- a CDS encoding electron transfer flavoprotein subunit beta/FixA family protein codes for MNLFVIMKRTFDTEEKIVIADGRIQDEDAEFIINPYDEYAIEEAIQLRDEHGGEVTVVTVGSEDAEKELRTALAMGCDKAVLIDIEEDVDRRDQYTTSQVLAKFFEDKDYDLILGGNVAVDNGTGQVGPRLAELLDISHVATITDIQVDGETVSIVRDAEGDEEKIETHLPLLVTTQQGLNDPRYPSLPGIMKAKKKPLATIELDDLDLEEEDVEAKTETIERFLPPKKEAGRILEGELDDQVKELVRLLKSEAKVI; via the coding sequence GTGAACTTATTCGTCATTATGAAAAGAACCTTCGATACGGAGGAGAAAATCGTCATCGCGGACGGTCGAATCCAGGATGAAGATGCCGAATTCATCATCAATCCATACGATGAGTACGCGATTGAGGAAGCGATTCAACTTCGAGACGAACATGGAGGAGAAGTGACCGTCGTAACGGTAGGCAGCGAGGACGCTGAGAAAGAATTGCGAACGGCGCTGGCGATGGGCTGTGACAAAGCGGTGTTGATCGACATCGAGGAAGATGTCGACCGACGTGATCAATATACGACTTCGCAAGTGTTGGCTAAGTTTTTCGAAGACAAAGACTACGATTTGATCTTGGGAGGGAATGTCGCCGTTGACAACGGCACAGGCCAAGTCGGTCCGAGGCTAGCAGAATTGTTGGATATTTCTCACGTGGCGACGATTACCGACATCCAGGTCGACGGCGAAACAGTATCGATTGTCCGCGACGCCGAAGGCGACGAAGAGAAAATCGAAACCCATTTGCCGTTGCTCGTGACAACACAGCAAGGGTTGAACGATCCGCGTTATCCGTCTTTGCCGGGCATCATGAAGGCGAAGAAAAAGCCGTTGGCGACGATTGAATTGGACGATCTCGATCTCGAAGAAGAAGACGTAGAAGCGAAAACGGAAACGATCGAACGTTTCTTGCCTCCGAAAAAAGAAGCCGGCCGGATTTTGGAAGGCGAGTTGGACGATCAAGTTAAGGAACTCGTCCGCTTGCTGAAATCCGAAGCCAAGGTCATTTGA
- a CDS encoding electron transfer flavoprotein subunit alpha/FixB family protein — protein MAGKTLILAEAREGELRNVSFEAIAAAGQIADGGEVIAVLCGKHSKETGELLIQRGANKVLLLENDQLENYTAVAYKQALLQVIEAENPDAVVFGHTAIGKDLAARLAARLNSGLISDVTEIEGSGDEAVFVRPIYSGKAFEKKKISEGKRFVTIRPNNIAALEKDDSLTGEVSTFDVEIKDLQTVVKEIVRKSSGDGVDLAEAKIVVSGGRGVKSAEGFEPLKELAEVLGGAVGASRGAADAGYCEYALQIGQTGKVITPDLYIACGISGAIQHLAGMSNSKVIVAINKDPEANIFNVADYGIVGDLFEVVPKLTEELKAVVNG, from the coding sequence ATGGCTGGGAAAACACTCATATTGGCTGAAGCGCGTGAAGGCGAGTTGCGTAACGTTTCTTTCGAAGCGATCGCGGCGGCAGGCCAAATCGCCGACGGCGGCGAGGTCATTGCGGTGCTTTGCGGAAAACATTCGAAGGAAACCGGCGAACTCCTGATTCAACGGGGCGCAAACAAAGTGCTGCTTTTGGAAAACGATCAATTGGAAAACTATACAGCGGTTGCCTATAAACAGGCGCTGTTGCAAGTCATCGAAGCGGAAAATCCCGATGCGGTTGTGTTCGGCCATACGGCAATCGGCAAAGATCTTGCCGCTCGCCTGGCTGCCCGGCTCAACAGCGGTCTCATATCTGATGTGACGGAAATCGAAGGAAGCGGAGACGAAGCGGTTTTTGTTCGTCCGATTTATTCGGGCAAGGCGTTTGAGAAGAAGAAGATTTCCGAAGGCAAGCGGTTCGTTACGATCCGTCCGAACAACATTGCTGCATTGGAGAAAGACGACAGCTTGACAGGCGAAGTTTCGACGTTCGACGTTGAGATTAAAGATTTGCAAACGGTCGTTAAAGAGATCGTTCGGAAATCAAGCGGGGACGGCGTCGATTTGGCGGAGGCGAAAATCGTCGTTTCCGGCGGCCGCGGCGTGAAAAGCGCCGAAGGGTTTGAACCGCTGAAAGAGCTTGCCGAGGTTCTCGGCGGCGCTGTCGGCGCCTCACGCGGCGCTGCGGATGCCGGTTATTGCGAGTATGCGTTGCAAATCGGCCAAACCGGAAAGGTGATCACACCTGATTTGTACATTGCTTGCGGCATATCCGGAGCGATCCAACACTTGGCGGGAATGTCCAACTCGAAAGTGATTGTCGCAATTAACAAAGATCCGGAAGCGAACATTTTCAATGTCGCCGATTACGGAATTGTCGGCGATTTGTTCGAGGTCGTTCCGAAGCTGACAGAAGAGCTGAAGGCAGTGGTCAACGGCTGA
- the trxA gene encoding thioredoxin, which translates to MAIVKATDQNFTEETSQGLVLADFWAEWCGPCKMIAPVLEEIDAELSDQVKIVKLDVDENQETAGNFGVMSIPTLILFKDGEVVDKVVGYQPKEALVEVINKHQ; encoded by the coding sequence ATGGCCATTGTAAAAGCTACCGATCAAAATTTCACGGAAGAAACAAGCCAAGGTCTCGTGCTTGCCGATTTTTGGGCAGAATGGTGCGGACCTTGTAAAATGATCGCTCCGGTGCTCGAGGAAATCGATGCCGAACTGAGCGACCAAGTGAAAATTGTTAAACTGGACGTGGATGAAAATCAGGAAACGGCCGGGAACTTCGGCGTCATGAGCATCCCGACCTTGATTCTGTTCAAAGACGGCGAAGTCGTCGACAAAGTCGTCGGTTATCAGCCGAAAGAAGCGCTCGTTGAAGTGATCAATAAACATCAATGA
- the uvrC gene encoding excinuclease ABC subunit UvrC, translating to MSKLKEKLAVLPDQPGCYLMKNDRGKIIYIGKASVLKNRVRSYFSGSHDPKTERLVSEIADFEYIVTSSEIEALILEMNLIKKHDPKYNVMMRDDKSYPFLKITKERHPRLIITRKVNRKTGKYFGPYPNVGAANETKKLLDRLYPLRKCRTLPDRVCLYYHIGQCLAPCVYDISEEKNAEMVEGIEKFLNGGYRETKRDLQKKMKKAAEELNFEHAKELRDQIRHIETVMEKQKMTLNDYANRDVFGYAYDKGWMCVQVFFMRQGKLIERDASLFPIYGDPESSFLTFLGQFYLQNQHMKPKEIMIPKTIDEEAAVQLLDVPVHRPIRGKKKDLVELANKNAAIALKEKFALIERDERRTIHAVENLGKQLGIDTPHTIEAFDNSNIQGTNPVSAMVVFEDGKPLKSAYRKYKIRTVDGPDDYDSMREVIRRRYARLVKEGGSLPDLIMIDGGKGQLAAAGDVLENELGLLIPVCGLAKDDRHKSSQLLMGDPPQVIPLKRNSQEFYLLQRIQDEVHRFAVSFHRQVRGKSMIQSSLDGIPGVGEKRKRKLLRHFGSVKKIKEATLEQLCGADMPQSVAENIIRHFQDLEGDVK from the coding sequence ATGAGCAAACTGAAGGAGAAATTGGCGGTATTGCCGGACCAACCCGGTTGCTATTTAATGAAAAACGATCGCGGCAAAATCATTTATATCGGCAAAGCATCGGTTTTGAAAAACCGCGTGCGTTCCTACTTCAGCGGAAGCCATGATCCGAAAACGGAAAGGCTCGTCAGCGAAATCGCCGATTTTGAATACATTGTGACCTCTTCGGAAATCGAAGCGCTCATTTTGGAAATGAATTTGATCAAGAAACACGATCCGAAGTACAACGTAATGATGCGGGACGATAAAAGCTATCCGTTCTTGAAGATCACAAAAGAACGACACCCGCGGCTGATCATTACCCGGAAAGTCAACCGCAAGACGGGCAAATACTTCGGCCCTTATCCGAACGTCGGTGCGGCAAATGAAACAAAGAAACTGCTTGACCGTCTCTACCCGCTAAGGAAATGCCGAACGCTCCCTGATCGTGTTTGCTTGTACTATCACATCGGTCAATGTTTGGCTCCATGTGTGTACGACATAAGCGAAGAAAAAAACGCCGAGATGGTGGAAGGCATTGAAAAATTTCTCAACGGCGGGTATCGCGAGACGAAACGCGACTTGCAGAAAAAAATGAAAAAAGCGGCGGAAGAACTGAATTTCGAGCATGCAAAAGAACTTCGTGACCAAATTCGTCACATCGAAACGGTCATGGAAAAGCAAAAAATGACCTTGAACGACTATGCCAACCGTGATGTGTTCGGCTACGCATATGATAAAGGCTGGATGTGCGTACAAGTGTTTTTCATGCGCCAAGGGAAACTCATTGAGAGGGATGCGTCGTTGTTTCCTATCTACGGCGATCCGGAATCGTCTTTCTTAACGTTTCTCGGGCAATTTTATTTGCAAAATCAACACATGAAGCCGAAAGAGATCATGATACCGAAAACGATTGACGAAGAAGCCGCGGTTCAATTGCTTGATGTTCCCGTTCACCGCCCGATTCGCGGAAAGAAGAAAGATTTAGTGGAACTCGCCAACAAAAATGCGGCGATTGCGCTGAAAGAAAAGTTCGCATTGATCGAGCGGGACGAGAGAAGGACGATCCACGCAGTCGAAAATCTCGGAAAACAATTGGGCATTGACACACCGCATACGATTGAAGCGTTCGACAATTCTAACATTCAAGGGACGAACCCGGTTTCGGCGATGGTTGTATTTGAAGACGGAAAGCCGCTGAAGAGCGCTTACCGAAAATATAAAATTCGCACCGTTGACGGACCGGATGATTACGATTCGATGAGGGAAGTCATTCGCAGACGCTATGCACGGCTCGTGAAAGAAGGCGGTTCGCTGCCGGATTTGATTATGATCGACGGGGGCAAAGGACAACTGGCCGCTGCCGGGGACGTGCTTGAAAACGAACTCGGCTTGCTCATTCCAGTTTGCGGACTCGCGAAGGACGACCGTCATAAAAGTTCGCAATTGTTAATGGGCGATCCGCCGCAGGTGATTCCGCTGAAACGGAACAGTCAGGAATTTTATTTGCTGCAACGAATTCAAGACGAAGTGCATCGGTTTGCGGTTTCGTTTCACCGGCAAGTGCGCGGGAAATCGATGATTCAATCTTCGTTAGATGGGATTCCGGGCGTAGGGGAGAAAAGAAAACGAAAATTGCTCCGCCATTTCGGATCGGTCAAAAAGATTAAAGAAGCTACGCTTGAACAATTGTGCGGTGCCGACATGCCGCAATCCGTCGCGGAGAATATCATTCGCCATTTTCAAGATTTGGAGGGCGATGTGAAATAG
- a CDS encoding aspartate kinase: protein MSLIVQKFGGTSVGTVERIRNAAKRIIHTVDEGHQVVVTVSAMGKTTDELAALSAQIHATPSKRETDMLLSAGEQISMSLLSMALNAQGYEAVSLTGWQAGIITEPVHGNARIVNINTDRMHSLLEEKKIIIVAGFQGITEQQEVTTLGRGGSDTTAVALAAALHADKCEIYTDVDGVYTCDPRYVKDARKIDTISYDEMLELATLGATVLHPRAVEFAKNHRVHLEVRSSLIDCSGTKIEGDVQLENEMVVRGLAFETNVTKITLSQLPNRMDTLSNVFSTLASSGINVDIIIQNVNDESTTNLSFSVDQADLDETLAILRKHRTRLQYEKVSCEKDLAKVSIVGSGMISNPGVAAKMFHALTERNVLIKMVSTSEIKVSTVIAKTELETALAALHSTFRLHEEKKVLQPS from the coding sequence GTGTCTTTGATCGTACAGAAATTCGGAGGAACGTCCGTCGGGACGGTTGAGCGGATCCGGAATGCCGCGAAACGGATCATTCATACGGTGGACGAAGGCCATCAAGTCGTTGTCACCGTTTCGGCAATGGGAAAAACGACGGATGAACTAGCGGCCTTGTCCGCACAAATTCATGCAACGCCTTCAAAACGAGAAACCGATATGTTGTTGTCCGCTGGGGAACAAATTTCGATGTCGCTCTTGTCTATGGCTTTAAATGCGCAAGGGTACGAAGCCGTTTCGTTGACAGGATGGCAAGCCGGAATCATAACCGAACCGGTTCATGGCAATGCTAGAATCGTAAACATTAACACCGATCGCATGCATTCGCTGCTGGAAGAAAAAAAGATTATTATCGTCGCCGGTTTTCAAGGCATTACCGAGCAACAAGAAGTAACGACGCTCGGACGCGGGGGTTCAGATACGACGGCGGTAGCGCTTGCTGCGGCACTGCATGCCGACAAGTGCGAAATTTACACCGATGTTGACGGTGTCTATACTTGTGATCCTCGCTATGTGAAGGATGCTCGAAAGATCGATACGATTTCCTATGATGAAATGTTAGAGCTGGCAACATTAGGTGCGACCGTCCTTCATCCACGCGCCGTAGAATTTGCGAAAAACCATCGGGTCCATTTGGAAGTTCGTTCGAGTTTGATCGATTGCAGCGGTACGAAAATTGAGGGGGATGTACAATTGGAAAACGAAATGGTCGTCAGAGGGCTCGCTTTTGAAACGAATGTAACGAAAATTACGCTGTCGCAATTGCCGAATCGAATGGATACTTTGTCGAATGTATTTTCCACGCTTGCTTCGAGCGGTATCAACGTGGACATCATTATCCAAAACGTCAATGATGAGTCGACCACGAATTTGTCTTTTTCCGTGGATCAAGCCGACCTTGACGAGACGTTGGCCATTCTTCGGAAACATCGGACACGCTTGCAATATGAAAAGGTTTCGTGTGAAAAAGATCTCGCCAAAGTATCCATCGTCGGTTCCGGAATGATTTCCAATCCGGGTGTAGCGGCGAAAATGTTCCATGCATTGACGGAACGAAATGTATTGATCAAAATGGTGAGCACGTCCGAAATTAAAGTTTCCACCGTCATTGCCAAAACTGAACTCGAGACGGCGTTGGCGGCTTTGCACAGCACCTTTCGCCTTCACGAAGAAAAAAAAGTTCTGCAACCGAGTTAA
- a CDS encoding YslB family protein — protein MKMINDQPMERSAGFGYELLRNELIPELLGKEQASILYWAGKNLARKHPVESIEELSRFFHDAGWGNLAIEREKKNKIMFAVRSPLLSKQAKNEAAFTLEAGFLAQQYERMKNRVADAHASCKSGVLHILVEWDLKDTVNDTVHEETRSRRRSRTR, from the coding sequence ATGAAAATGATCAACGATCAACCAATGGAACGATCCGCGGGATTTGGTTATGAATTGCTTCGCAACGAATTGATCCCCGAATTGCTCGGAAAGGAGCAAGCTTCGATTCTGTATTGGGCAGGTAAAAATTTGGCGAGAAAACACCCCGTCGAATCCATTGAAGAACTGAGTCGTTTTTTTCACGACGCGGGTTGGGGAAACCTCGCGATTGAACGAGAAAAAAAGAACAAAATCATGTTTGCCGTTCGCTCTCCGCTGTTGTCGAAACAAGCGAAAAACGAAGCCGCTTTCACCCTGGAGGCCGGTTTTCTGGCTCAGCAATACGAGCGAATGAAAAACCGGGTGGCCGATGCCCATGCCAGCTGCAAAAGCGGCGTCCTTCATATTTTGGTTGAATGGGACTTGAAAGATACAGTAAATGACACGGTACACGAAGAGACTCGGTCACGCAGGCGTTCCCGCACTCGTTAA
- a CDS encoding succinate dehydrogenase cytochrome b558 subunit, which yields MAASQSYINRRLHSLLGVVPIGLFLIIHFVVNHYAVDGAPAFNKAAGFMENLPFLVYLEWIFIYLPLLFHGIYGLYIAFQTSSNVGSNSFFRNWMYLFQRISGVFLVIFIGWHVWQTRIQMAMGEPLNFQMMADILSNPFFFWFYIIGVISAVFHFSNGLWSFCVTWGLTITPRSQLIVTYVTLAIFIILSVIGIRAVLAFTNPQYAMLF from the coding sequence ATGGCAGCGAGTCAGAGCTACATAAACAGGAGATTGCATTCACTATTAGGGGTTGTGCCAATCGGCCTGTTTCTTATCATTCATTTCGTCGTAAACCATTATGCAGTCGACGGAGCTCCTGCATTCAATAAGGCCGCAGGCTTTATGGAAAACTTGCCGTTCCTTGTTTACCTCGAATGGATTTTCATTTATTTGCCGCTGTTGTTTCATGGCATTTATGGACTCTACATCGCGTTCCAGACGAGCAGCAATGTCGGATCGAACAGCTTCTTCAGAAATTGGATGTATTTGTTCCAACGGATTTCTGGAGTCTTTCTCGTTATTTTCATCGGGTGGCATGTATGGCAAACACGGATTCAAATGGCGATGGGCGAACCGTTGAACTTTCAAATGATGGCGGATATTTTGAGCAATCCTTTCTTTTTCTGGTTTTACATCATAGGCGTGATTTCCGCGGTCTTTCATTTTTCCAACGGTCTTTGGTCGTTTTGTGTAACATGGGGATTAACGATTACGCCGCGTTCGCAATTGATCGTTACTTACGTCACGCTTGCCATTTTTATTATTTTGTCCGTAATCGGCATCCGTGCGGTGTTGGCATTTACAAATCCACAATACGCAATGTTGTTTTAA
- the sdhA gene encoding succinate dehydrogenase flavoprotein subunit, with protein MSDKNIIIVGGGLAGLMAAIKAAESGVHVNLFSLVPVKRSHSVCAQGGMNGAVNTKGEGDSPWEHFDDTVYGGDFLANQPPVKAMCEAAPSIIHLMDRMGVMFNRTSEGLLDFRRFGGMKAHRTAYAGATTGQQLLYALDEQVRRAEVNGLVTKYEHWEFLSAILDDENTCRGIVAQDLRSMEIKHFKADAVILATGGPGIIFGRSTNSMINTGTAASAVYQQGAYYANGEFIQIHPTAIPGDDKLRLMSESARGEGGRIWTYKDGKPWYFLEEMYPAYGNLVPRDIATRAIFDVCVNQKLGINGERMVYLDLSHKDPKELDVKLGGIIEIYEKFTGDDPRKVPMKIFPAVHYSMGGLWVDYNQMTNIEGLFACGECDYSQHGANRLGANSLLSSIYGGMVAGPNAVEYVENLDKATEDLSSTLFEQAAKKEQEKFDHIMSMDGDENPYKLHEELGNVMTENVTVVRENDKLKQTDLKIQELMERYQRINVGDSSKWANQSASFTRHLWNMLQLSRVITLGALARDESRGAHYKPEFPDRNDEDWLKTTKAKFNPENNGPDLDYEEVDVSLIPPRKRDYSKDK; from the coding sequence ATGAGTGACAAAAACATCATCATCGTCGGAGGCGGCCTCGCGGGATTAATGGCAGCCATTAAAGCAGCGGAATCCGGCGTTCACGTCAATCTGTTCTCGCTTGTGCCCGTAAAACGCTCTCACTCCGTGTGTGCGCAGGGTGGAATGAACGGTGCCGTCAATACGAAAGGGGAAGGCGACTCCCCGTGGGAACATTTCGATGACACCGTTTACGGAGGAGACTTTCTGGCGAACCAACCGCCGGTCAAAGCGATGTGTGAAGCGGCACCGAGCATTATTCACTTGATGGACCGGATGGGTGTCATGTTTAACCGGACATCCGAAGGCCTTCTCGATTTCCGTCGTTTCGGAGGAATGAAGGCGCATCGAACGGCCTATGCCGGCGCAACGACCGGGCAGCAATTATTGTATGCGCTCGACGAGCAAGTCAGGCGCGCCGAAGTGAACGGATTGGTTACAAAGTATGAACATTGGGAGTTTCTTTCGGCGATTCTCGACGACGAAAACACTTGCCGCGGCATTGTGGCGCAAGATCTTCGTTCTATGGAGATCAAGCATTTCAAAGCGGATGCTGTCATTTTGGCGACAGGCGGCCCCGGTATCATTTTCGGCCGGTCGACGAACTCGATGATCAATACGGGAACGGCGGCTTCGGCAGTGTATCAACAAGGGGCTTATTACGCGAACGGCGAATTCATTCAAATTCATCCAACCGCCATTCCCGGCGACGACAAACTTCGTTTGATGAGCGAATCGGCGCGCGGCGAAGGCGGGCGAATCTGGACTTATAAAGACGGGAAACCTTGGTATTTCCTTGAAGAGATGTATCCCGCATACGGCAACCTTGTACCGAGAGATATTGCCACACGGGCCATCTTTGACGTGTGCGTCAACCAAAAACTCGGCATTAACGGTGAGAGAATGGTTTATCTCGATCTTTCGCACAAAGATCCGAAAGAACTGGACGTGAAACTAGGCGGAATTATCGAGATTTACGAGAAATTCACCGGCGACGATCCACGCAAAGTACCGATGAAAATCTTCCCGGCGGTTCATTACTCGATGGGCGGATTATGGGTCGACTACAATCAGATGACGAACATCGAAGGTTTGTTTGCTTGCGGTGAATGCGATTATTCGCAGCACGGCGCCAATCGGTTAGGTGCGAACTCCTTGCTTTCCTCAATTTACGGAGGCATGGTAGCTGGTCCGAACGCTGTGGAGTATGTCGAAAACCTTGATAAGGCAACCGAAGATTTGTCTTCCACACTGTTCGAACAAGCGGCCAAGAAAGAACAAGAGAAATTCGACCACATCATGTCAATGGACGGCGACGAAAATCCGTACAAGCTTCACGAAGAACTTGGCAATGTGATGACTGAGAATGTTACCGTTGTTCGCGAGAACGACAAGTTGAAACAGACGGATTTGAAAATTCAAGAACTGATGGAACGTTATCAACGAATCAATGTCGGAGATTCTTCAAAATGGGCCAACCAGAGCGCTTCCTTCACAAGGCACCTCTGGAACATGCTGCAGCTTTCAAGGGTCATCACTTTAGGTGCACTGGCTCGGGATGAGAGCCGCGGCGCACATTACAAGCCGGAATTCCCGGATCGTAACGACGAAGATTGGCTCAAAACGACGAAAGCAAAGTTCAATCCGGAAAACAACGGACCGGATCTCGACTATGAGGAAGTCGACGTTTCGTTGATTCCGCCGCGTAAACGCGACTATTCGAAAGACAAATAA
- the sdhB gene encoding succinate dehydrogenase iron-sulfur subunit yields the protein MSDTNANKKTVRLIITRQDGPEAAPYEEQFDVSYSENMNVISALMDIRRNPVNAKGETTSPVQWEMNCLEEVCGACSMLINGKPRQACTALIDQLEQPIRLAPMSTFPVIRDLAIDRSRMFDALKKVKAWIPIDGTYDLGPGPRMPEKKRQWAYELSKCMTCGVCLEACPNVNNKTDFMGPFVFSQVELKNAHPTGEMNADERLDSFMDEGGLQGCGNSQNCVQVCPKGIPLTTSIAAINRKATVQSFKNFFGSR from the coding sequence ATGAGCGACACTAACGCCAACAAGAAAACCGTCAGATTGATCATTACGCGCCAAGACGGACCGGAAGCCGCACCTTATGAAGAACAATTCGACGTCTCTTATTCGGAAAACATGAATGTCATTTCCGCCTTGATGGATATTCGTCGCAACCCCGTCAATGCAAAAGGGGAAACGACGTCACCTGTGCAGTGGGAAATGAACTGTTTGGAAGAAGTATGCGGAGCCTGTTCGATGCTGATCAACGGCAAGCCGCGGCAGGCGTGTACCGCGCTGATTGATCAGTTGGAGCAGCCGATTCGCTTGGCTCCGATGTCTACTTTCCCCGTGATCAGGGATTTGGCCATCGACCGGAGCCGCATGTTCGATGCCTTGAAGAAGGTAAAGGCATGGATTCCAATCGACGGCACGTACGATCTCGGTCCGGGACCGCGCATGCCTGAGAAAAAACGACAATGGGCGTATGAATTGTCGAAATGCATGACTTGCGGCGTTTGTTTGGAAGCCTGTCCGAACGTGAATAATAAAACGGATTTCATGGGTCCGTTCGTGTTCTCGCAAGTGGAATTGAAAAATGCGCATCCGACGGGTGAAATGAATGCTGATGAACGTTTGGATAGTTTTATGGACGAAGGCGGACTTCAAGGATGCGGAAATTCGCAAAACTGCGTGCAGGTTTGCCCGAAAGGGATACCGTTGACGACGTCGATCGCTGCGATCAACCGAAAAGCGACGGTCCAATCGTTCAAGAACTTTTTCGGAAGCCGATAA
- a CDS encoding response regulator transcription factor has product MKENHYRPKPLLTKREREVFELLVQDKTTKEIAKELFISEKTVRNHISNTMQKLGVKGRSQAVVELLRLGELEL; this is encoded by the coding sequence TTGAAAGAGAACCACTATCGGCCGAAGCCCTTGCTAACAAAAAGAGAGAGAGAAGTATTCGAACTACTCGTCCAAGATAAAACTACGAAAGAAATCGCCAAAGAACTTTTCATCAGTGAAAAAACGGTACGCAACCACATCTCCAATACGATGCAAAAGCTTGGAGTCAAAGGGCGTTCCCAAGCAGTCGTGGAACTTCTTCGACTCGGGGAATTGGAATTATAG
- a CDS encoding MarR family transcriptional regulator: protein MIAGIIKQKGRVILKEVDITPPQFVALQWLHEEGDMTVGVLSTKMYLACSTTTDLVDRMENSGLCKRLKDPNDRRIVRIHLLDKGTDLIRKVIRKRQKYLETVFANFSKEEIDQLEQSLLRLYEEMNG from the coding sequence ATGATTGCGGGCATCATCAAGCAAAAAGGACGGGTGATTTTAAAAGAAGTTGACATCACACCGCCGCAATTTGTCGCCTTGCAATGGCTGCACGAAGAAGGGGATATGACGGTTGGCGTGCTGTCGACGAAAATGTACTTGGCTTGCAGCACGACAACGGACCTCGTCGACCGCATGGAAAACTCCGGTCTTTGCAAACGGCTAAAAGATCCGAACGACCGCCGAATCGTGCGCATACATTTATTAGATAAAGGGACCGACTTAATCCGAAAAGTGATAAGAAAACGACAAAAATACTTAGAAACGGTATTTGCAAATTTCTCGAAGGAAGAAATCGATCAATTGGAACAAAGTTTATTGCGCTTATATGAAGAGATGAATGGATAA
- the racE gene encoding glutamate racemase yields MDKPIGVMDSGVGGLTVVRELNRQLPKEEIVYFGDTLRCPYGSRSPEEVKDYTWEMTKFLQNLHVKMLVIACNTATAFVLEEIKTELDIPVVGVIHPGARSAIKVTKNNRVGVIGTEGTINSGAYFDALKNINPDIVVESVACPLFVPMVENGSLSGLETEKTIRSSLSGFSNFDMDTLILGCTHYPLLREAIQQVVGPEVQLICSGIETAREVSTVLHHSSLLFTGEREPAHRLFTSGRPALFARMAKQWLDVPFQIEPAVLSQSMVTHVHGD; encoded by the coding sequence TTGGATAAACCAATCGGTGTCATGGATTCAGGAGTGGGTGGATTGACGGTGGTGCGCGAACTGAACCGTCAACTGCCGAAAGAAGAAATTGTTTATTTCGGTGATACGTTAAGATGTCCTTACGGTTCTCGTTCACCGGAGGAAGTAAAAGACTACACATGGGAAATGACGAAATTCTTGCAAAATCTTCACGTGAAAATGCTCGTGATTGCATGCAATACCGCGACTGCTTTTGTGTTGGAAGAAATCAAAACCGAGCTCGACATTCCGGTGGTCGGTGTCATTCATCCGGGAGCCCGTTCGGCTATAAAAGTGACAAAGAACAACCGAGTCGGCGTCATAGGTACGGAAGGGACGATCAACAGCGGCGCCTATTTCGATGCTTTGAAGAACATCAATCCGGACATCGTCGTCGAAAGTGTCGCCTGTCCCTTGTTTGTTCCCATGGTTGAAAACGGCTCGTTGTCCGGACTCGAGACAGAAAAGACCATCCGTTCGTCCCTTTCCGGATTTTCTAATTTCGATATGGATACGTTAATCTTGGGGTGCACTCATTATCCTTTATTACGCGAAGCGATTCAACAGGTCGTCGGTCCCGAGGTGCAACTTATTTGTTCCGGCATTGAGACCGCAAGGGAAGTCAGCACCGTTTTGCATCATAGCAGCCTGTTGTTTACGGGTGAAAGAGAGCCCGCTCATCGGCTCTTTACATCAGGAAGACCGGCATTGTTTGCCCGAATGGCGAAGCAATGGCTTGACGTTCCTTTTCAAATCGAACCGGCCGTCTTAAGTCAATCGATGGTGACCCACGTACACGGCGACTAG